Proteins co-encoded in one Schistocerca cancellata isolate TAMUIC-IGC-003103 chromosome 5, iqSchCanc2.1, whole genome shotgun sequence genomic window:
- the LOC126188994 gene encoding terminal nucleotidyltransferase 5C: protein MMETLSQVSENSTGGSGSGGQQRLAVLSYEQVRRLNDVMDEVVSIHGRGNFPTLEVRLRDLVTVVRAKLEAETGVRVRDIRLNGGAASHVLATESQPYNDLDLIFAVELSGGRNFDRVKTAVLGSLFDLLPEGVSRKRITTCSLKEAYVSKMVKVNHDGDRWSLISLGNSRGHKNVELKFVDSMRRQFEFSVDSFQIVLDSLLLFYECSELPIGENFYPTVVGESVYGDFQEALYHLHKKLIATRHPEEIRGGGLLKYCYLLVKNYRPAQPDYIKTLERYMCSRFFIDFSDINQQRAKLENYLWNHFVDADEEQLKYQYLMLLHSVVEESTVCLMGHERRQTLALIEELAYRVLFAEQSRLLAAHHQAAAPAATAPAAPAPTATLLYTTGHGHVFYAPVIPTCTCAGGAAAAWMAAAAAACSS, encoded by the coding sequence ATGATGGAGACCCTGAGCCAGGTCAGCGAGAACTCGACCGGCGGCAGCGGTAGCGGCGGCCAGCAGCGGCTGGCGGTGCTCAGCTACGAGCAGGTGCGCCGCCTCAACGACGTCATGGACGAGGTGGTGTCGATCCACGGGCGCGGCAACTTCCCCACGCTGGAGGTGCGCCTGCGCGACCTGGTGACGGTGGTGCGCGCCAAGCTGGAGGCCGAGACGGGCGTCCGCGTGCGCGACATACGCCTCAACGGCGGCGCCGCGTCGCACGTGCTCGCCACCGAGTCGCAGCCCTACAACGACCTCGACCTCATCTTCGCCGTCGAGCTGTCTGGCGGGCGCAACTTCGACCGCGTCAAGACGGCCGTGCTGGGCTCGCTGTTCGACCTGCTGCCCGAGGGAGTCAGCCGCAAGCGCATCACCACCTGCAGCCTCAAGGAGGCGTACGTCTCCAAGATGGTGAAGGTGAACCACGACGGCGACCGCTGGTCGCTCATCTCGCTCGGCAACTCGCGCGGCCACAAGAACGTCGAGCTCAAGTTCGTGGACTCGATGCGGCGCCAGTTCGAGTTCTCCGTCGACTCGTTCCAGATCGTGCTCGACTCGCTGCTGCTCTTCTACGAGTGCAGCGAGCTGCCCATCGGCGAGAACTTCTACCCGACCGTCGTCGGCGAGTCCGTGTACGGCGACTTCCAGGAGGCGCTCTACCACCTGCACAAGAAGCTGATCGCGACCAGGCACCCGGAGGAGATCCGCGGCGGCGGCCTGCTCAAGTACTGCTACCTGCTCGTCAAGAACTACCGGCCGGCGCAGCCGGACTACATCAAGACGCTCGAGCGCTACATGTGCTCGCGCTTCTTCATAGACTTCTCGGACATCAACCAGCAGCGGGCCAAGCTGGAGAACTACCTGTGGAACCACTTCGTCGACGCGGACGAGGAGCAACTCAAGTACCAGTACCTGATGCTGCTGCACAGCGTCGTCGAGGAGTCGACCGTGTGCCTGATGGGCCACGAGCGGCGGCAGACGCTCGCCCTCATAGAGGAGCTGGCCTACCGCGTGCTCTTCGCCGAGCAGAGCCGGCTGCTGGCGGCGCACCACCAGGCGGCCGCCCCCGcggccaccgcccccgccgcccccgcgcccaCCGCCACGCTGCTCTACACGACGGGGCACGGCCACGTGTTCTACGCGCCCGTCATCCCCACGTGCACGTGCGCCGGCGGCGCCGCCGCTGCGTGGATGGCCGCAGCTGCCGCCGCTTGCTCCTCGTGA